A portion of the bacterium genome contains these proteins:
- a CDS encoding HNH endonuclease: MDTACTVVAPAAIEPRALVPDGSGPRRHRRAVSEPALVVALVPDVERRRALAARFWRYVRRGDLRACWPWVASTNLHGTARFKIDGSREVPAPRVAWLLVHGGVPLGCIVKHLCADATCCNPSHLTLDPPVRPARLRELP, encoded by the coding sequence ATGGACACCGCCTGCACCGTCGTCGCTCCCGCTGCGATCGAGCCGCGCGCCCTCGTGCCGGACGGGAGTGGGCCGCGCCGCCATCGCCGTGCCGTTTCGGAGCCGGCGCTGGTCGTGGCGCTCGTGCCGGACGTGGAGCGCCGCCGGGCGCTCGCCGCGCGCTTCTGGCGCTACGTGCGGCGCGGCGACCTGCGGGCGTGCTGGCCGTGGGTGGCATCGACGAACCTGCACGGGACGGCGCGCTTCAAGATCGACGGCTCGCGCGAGGTGCCGGCGCCGCGCGTGGCGTGGCTGCTCGTCCACGGTGGCGTCCCGCTCGGCTGCATCGTGAAGCACCTGTGCGCCGATGCGACGTGCTGCAATCCGTCGCACCTGACGCTCGACCCTCCGGTGCGCCCGGCGCGGCTCCGGGAGCTGCCGTGA
- a CDS encoding response regulator — MTLKKILVVEDNEDNRRILVYRLRKIGQFDIREATNGQEAIEAVRVDPPDLIFMDLKMPVMDGWEATKRIRQMDGGDTVRIIALTAQAMAGDEEKALAIGCDDYLAKPVVDPALVRQKLERLIGAAA, encoded by the coding sequence ATGACGCTCAAGAAGATACTGGTCGTGGAGGACAACGAGGACAATCGCCGCATCCTCGTGTACCGCCTGCGCAAGATCGGCCAGTTCGACATCCGCGAGGCGACCAACGGCCAGGAGGCCATCGAAGCCGTCCGCGTCGACCCCCCCGACCTGATCTTCATGGATCTGAAGATGCCGGTGATGGACGGCTGGGAGGCGACGAAGCGCATCCGCCAGATGGACGGGGGCGACACGGTCCGCATCATCGCGCTGACGGCACAGGCGATGGCCGGCGACGAGGAGAAGGCGCTCGCGATCGGATGTGACGACTATCTCGCCAAGCCCGTCGTCGATCCCGCCCTCGTTCGCCAGAAGCTCGAGCGCCTGATCGGCGCCGCGGCCTGA
- the gltX gene encoding glutamate--tRNA ligase, whose translation MSVRTRFAPSPTGFLHIGGARTALFNQLYARRHGGTFVLRIEDTDRARSTPESIQAIFDGLSWLGIDWDEGPFYQTQRFALYADATAQLLANDHAYRCWCTSDELEARRAAQLAAGGSPAYDRRCRTRPTAPDGRETFTVRFKTPSDGETVVDDAIKGRVVFANAELDDFIIQRSDGSPIYNFCVVVDDVDMRMTDVIRGDDHLSNTPRQILLYQALGAPLPRFAHVPLILGLDKTRLSKRHGATSVTSYRDDGYLSDALVNFLVRLGWSHGDQELFTRAELVEHFGLEHVGASPAVFNPEKLLWTNFQWLKGMTPETLAAAVRAFLPAAGVPDPPDHTWLVRAVALLRDRARTLVELAAQLRTYLVDPIALDAAAAAKHLTPAIAPALNDLHTRLGALGSWEIAAIESVFRAVVEAHGLALGKLAQPVRVASTGGTASPGIFEVLELLGRERALARLAVAHARTASAP comes from the coding sequence ATGTCCGTCCGCACGCGCTTCGCGCCGAGCCCCACGGGCTTTCTCCACATCGGCGGCGCGCGTACCGCCCTGTTCAACCAGCTCTATGCGCGACGCCACGGCGGCACGTTCGTCCTGCGCATCGAGGACACCGATCGCGCCCGCTCCACCCCGGAATCGATCCAGGCGATCTTCGACGGCCTCAGCTGGCTCGGCATCGACTGGGACGAGGGGCCTTTCTACCAGACGCAGCGCTTCGCGCTGTATGCCGACGCCACCGCGCAGCTGCTCGCGAACGACCACGCCTATCGCTGCTGGTGTACATCGGACGAGCTAGAGGCTCGGCGCGCGGCGCAGCTCGCAGCCGGCGGCTCGCCCGCCTACGACCGGCGCTGTCGCACGCGCCCGACGGCGCCCGACGGACGCGAGACCTTCACGGTCCGCTTCAAGACGCCGTCCGACGGCGAGACGGTCGTCGACGACGCGATCAAGGGTCGCGTCGTCTTCGCCAACGCCGAGCTCGACGACTTCATCATCCAACGCTCCGACGGCTCGCCGATCTACAACTTCTGCGTCGTCGTCGACGACGTCGACATGCGCATGACCGACGTCATCCGCGGCGACGATCACCTGAGCAACACCCCGCGCCAGATTCTGCTCTACCAGGCACTCGGCGCACCGCTGCCTCGCTTCGCGCACGTTCCCCTGATCCTGGGTCTCGACAAGACGCGGCTCTCGAAGCGGCACGGCGCGACCTCGGTGACGTCCTACCGCGACGACGGCTATCTGTCGGACGCGCTCGTGAACTTCCTCGTGCGCCTCGGGTGGTCGCATGGCGACCAGGAGCTGTTCACCCGCGCCGAGCTGGTCGAGCACTTCGGCCTCGAGCACGTCGGCGCCTCGCCCGCAGTCTTCAATCCGGAGAAGCTCCTGTGGACGAACTTTCAATGGCTCAAAGGGATGACGCCGGAGACCCTCGCGGCAGCGGTGCGCGCGTTTCTCCCCGCCGCCGGCGTGCCCGACCCGCCCGACCACACCTGGCTCGTGCGTGCCGTGGCGCTGCTGCGCGATCGTGCGCGGACGCTCGTCGAGCTCGCCGCGCAGCTGCGCACCTATCTCGTCGATCCGATCGCGCTCGACGCCGCCGCGGCCGCAAAGCACCTGACGCCGGCGATCGCCCCCGCCCTCAACGATCTGCACACGCGACTCGGCGCCCTCGGCAGCTGGGAGATCGCCGCGATCGAGTCGGTCTTCCGCGCGGTTGTCGAGGCGCACGGGCTCGCACTCGGTAAGCTGGCGCAGCCCGTACGCGTCGCGTCGACCGGCGGCACGGCGAGCCCGGGCATCTTCGAGGTCCTCGAGTTGCTCGGGCGTGAGCGTGCGCTCGCGCGCCTCGCTGTCGCGCATGCACGCACCGCGTCCGCGCCTTGA
- a CDS encoding MEKHLA domain-containing protein translates to MSRAKKAGTESTRRGVEGDLSFAHARALLAAIVDSSDDAIIGKTLDGIVTSWNAAAMRMFGYTAEEMIGTPITRLLPPERSDDMRRILDQIRQGNRVDHFETERVRKDGTRLHVSLTVSPIRDADDRVVGASKIARDVSERRRAEEAKDRFLALLGHELRNPLAAVQSAIITAYLDPERREQALDIARRQTAQLRQLVDDLLDVARVQHGKITLRKVRIPLREVVRRAVEAVAQIPEQGHTLSQAVAEEIIVDADPGRLEQVVANLLSNAAKYTPPGGHIDVRAEVDGSEVVLAVSDTGVGIEPAMLAHVFETFAQADRSLDRAQGGLGLGLALVRTLVELHGGRVEARSHGLGRGAEFLVRLPLPPPATESRADPAPPTAPPLSAARSTRVVVVEDNTDAAYALSMLVEVLGHQVEVAHDGLGALVARERARPEVMLVDIGLPGIDGLEVARRIRAQPGGAETLLVALTGYGRDEDKERSRLAGFDLHLTKPVGVEDLTDVLGDPARFRRRAQ, encoded by the coding sequence ATGAGCCGTGCCAAGAAGGCCGGCACCGAGTCCACCCGACGCGGCGTCGAAGGCGACTTATCGTTTGCGCACGCCAGAGCCCTGCTTGCGGCCATCGTCGACTCATCCGACGACGCCATCATCGGCAAGACGCTCGACGGGATCGTTACGAGCTGGAACGCCGCGGCGATGCGCATGTTCGGCTACACCGCCGAGGAGATGATCGGTACTCCGATCACGCGCCTCCTCCCGCCCGAGCGCAGCGACGACATGCGCCGGATCCTCGATCAGATCCGCCAGGGAAACCGCGTGGACCATTTCGAAACGGAGCGCGTCCGCAAGGACGGGACGCGCCTGCACGTCTCGCTCACGGTCTCGCCCATCCGCGACGCGGACGACCGCGTGGTCGGCGCGTCCAAGATCGCCCGTGACGTCTCGGAGCGGCGGCGGGCGGAGGAGGCGAAGGACCGGTTCCTCGCCCTGCTCGGCCACGAGCTGCGCAACCCCCTCGCGGCCGTGCAGAGCGCGATCATCACGGCGTATCTCGATCCGGAACGCCGCGAGCAGGCGCTCGACATCGCCCGCCGCCAGACGGCGCAGCTGCGTCAGCTGGTGGACGATCTCCTCGACGTCGCGCGGGTGCAGCACGGCAAGATCACGCTGCGCAAGGTGCGCATCCCGCTGCGGGAGGTCGTGCGCCGTGCGGTCGAGGCGGTCGCGCAGATACCCGAGCAGGGACACACGCTGTCACAGGCGGTCGCCGAGGAGATCATCGTCGACGCCGATCCGGGGCGCCTCGAGCAGGTCGTCGCGAACCTGCTCAGCAACGCCGCCAAGTACACGCCGCCCGGTGGCCACATCGACGTCCGAGCCGAGGTCGACGGCTCCGAGGTGGTGCTGGCGGTCAGCGACACCGGCGTGGGGATCGAGCCGGCCATGCTCGCGCACGTCTTCGAGACGTTCGCGCAAGCCGATCGGAGCCTCGATCGCGCCCAGGGCGGGCTCGGCCTCGGGCTCGCACTGGTTCGTACTCTGGTCGAGTTGCACGGGGGCCGGGTCGAGGCGCGGAGCCACGGCCTCGGCCGGGGCGCGGAATTCCTCGTGCGGCTTCCGCTACCGCCGCCGGCGACGGAGTCGCGCGCGGACCCGGCGCCGCCAACCGCGCCGCCGCTCTCGGCCGCGCGCTCGACCCGCGTCGTGGTGGTCGAGGACAACACCGATGCGGCGTACGCGCTCTCGATGCTCGTCGAGGTGCTCGGGCACCAGGTCGAGGTCGCACATGACGGCCTCGGCGCGCTGGTGGCACGCGAGCGCGCGCGCCCGGAGGTGATGCTCGTGGACATCGGGCTCCCGGGCATCGACGGACTCGAGGTCGCTCGCCGCATCCGCGCGCAGCCGGGCGGCGCCGAGACGCTGCTCGTCGCGCTGACCGGCTACGGACGGGACGAGGACAAGGAGCGCAGCCGCCTGGCCGGCTTCGATCTGCACCTGACGAAGCCCGTCGGTGTCGAGGACCTGACGGACGTGCTCGGCGATCCGGCGCGCTTCCGCCGCCGGGCGCAGTGA